In Amycolatopsis jiangsuensis, the following proteins share a genomic window:
- a CDS encoding D-alanine--D-alanine ligase family protein, translating to MVDRTVAVLAGGLSHERDVSLRSGRRLSAALRAEGLTVDEWDTDAGLLERLRTQRPDAVIVALHGGEGENGSVQTVLEMLDVPFVGTSSQGCRRAWDKPTAKAFVQQAGFATPEWIVLPHSTFRELGAQSVLDAMVDRLGLPLILKPDQGGSALGTQVVREAAELPAAMVGCFAYGDTVLAERFIDGVEVAVTVIEGENGAEALPAVEIVPENGVYDYTARYTAGLTDFFTPARISDEAAKAVSELAVAAHRWLGLRDISRTDAVITADGTVHFLEVNLSPGLTETSTVPMAVEAAGTSLGSVFSELVARAVSRTR from the coding sequence GTGGTCGACCGTACCGTTGCCGTGCTCGCCGGCGGACTTTCCCACGAGCGGGACGTCTCGCTCCGCTCCGGACGGCGGCTGTCGGCCGCACTGCGGGCCGAAGGGCTCACAGTGGACGAATGGGACACCGACGCCGGCCTGCTGGAACGGCTGCGCACCCAGCGTCCGGACGCGGTGATCGTCGCACTGCACGGCGGTGAGGGCGAGAACGGTTCGGTGCAGACCGTGCTGGAAATGCTCGACGTGCCGTTCGTCGGCACCAGCTCGCAGGGGTGCCGTCGGGCTTGGGACAAGCCGACCGCGAAGGCTTTCGTGCAGCAGGCCGGGTTCGCCACACCGGAGTGGATCGTGTTGCCGCACAGCACTTTCCGGGAGCTGGGCGCGCAGTCGGTGCTCGACGCGATGGTGGATCGGCTCGGGCTGCCGCTGATCCTCAAACCGGACCAGGGCGGTTCGGCGCTGGGTACGCAGGTGGTGCGCGAAGCCGCGGAACTCCCCGCGGCGATGGTCGGCTGCTTCGCCTACGGGGACACCGTGCTCGCGGAGCGGTTCATCGACGGCGTCGAGGTGGCCGTCACGGTCATCGAGGGGGAGAACGGGGCCGAAGCCCTGCCCGCGGTCGAGATCGTGCCGGAGAACGGCGTCTACGACTACACGGCTCGCTACACCGCCGGCCTCACCGACTTCTTCACCCCGGCCCGGATCTCCGACGAAGCGGCGAAGGCGGTCAGCGAACTCGCCGTCGCGGCACACCGGTGGCTCGGGCTGCGCGACATCTCCCGCACCGACGCCGTGATCACCGCGGACGGCACTGTGCACTTCCTCGAGGTGAACCTGTCGCCGGGCCTCACCGAGACGTCCACAGTTCCGATGGCAGTCGAAGCCGCCGGCACATCCCTCGGTTCGGTGTTTTCGGAACTCGTCGCCCGCGCGGTCTCCCGGACTCGTTGA
- a CDS encoding ParB/RepB/Spo0J family partition protein: MTERRGGLGRGLAALIPTGPATPAPSGGEGTAASEPAAREDKGWFAANGAAEGHGGEVAGAVYREIPVSAVKPNPKQPRQVFDEEALAELEHSIREFGLMQPIVVRELGDGEYELVMGERRLRASQQAELEAIPAIVRQTADESMLRDALLENIHRVQLNPLEEAAAYQQLLDEFAVTHEELAGRIGRSRPVITNTIRLLKLPLPVQRRVAAGVLSAGHARALLSLEDPDGQEELAARIIAEGMSVRATEEAVTLKKSEKPAKPKPAPRKPIQAPGLQELANRLSDRFDTRVKVDLGRRKGRIVLEFGSVDDLERIVALIDANSEGKSADQADETG; encoded by the coding sequence ATGACTGAGCGCAGAGGAGGGCTGGGGCGCGGTCTCGCGGCCCTGATCCCGACCGGGCCGGCCACCCCGGCGCCCTCCGGCGGAGAAGGCACCGCGGCCAGCGAACCGGCCGCGCGTGAGGACAAGGGCTGGTTCGCGGCGAACGGCGCGGCTGAAGGGCACGGCGGCGAGGTCGCCGGCGCGGTGTACCGCGAGATCCCGGTCAGCGCCGTCAAGCCGAATCCGAAGCAGCCGCGTCAGGTCTTCGACGAGGAAGCGCTCGCCGAGCTCGAACACTCCATCCGGGAGTTCGGGCTCATGCAGCCGATCGTCGTACGCGAACTCGGTGACGGCGAGTACGAGCTCGTCATGGGTGAGCGTCGGCTGCGTGCGTCCCAGCAGGCGGAGCTGGAGGCGATCCCCGCGATCGTCCGGCAGACCGCTGACGAGTCGATGTTGCGCGACGCACTGCTGGAAAACATCCACCGGGTTCAGCTGAATCCGCTCGAGGAGGCGGCCGCGTACCAGCAGTTGCTCGACGAGTTCGCGGTGACGCACGAGGAACTGGCCGGTCGGATCGGACGCAGCCGGCCGGTCATCACCAACACCATCCGGTTGCTGAAACTCCCCCTGCCCGTGCAGCGGCGGGTGGCCGCCGGTGTGCTGTCGGCCGGACATGCCCGGGCGCTGCTGTCACTCGAGGACCCGGACGGTCAGGAGGAGCTGGCTGCCCGGATCATCGCGGAAGGCATGTCGGTGCGCGCCACCGAGGAAGCCGTCACGCTGAAGAAGAGCGAGAAGCCGGCGAAGCCGAAACCCGCTCCCCGTAAGCCGATCCAGGCGCCCGGATTGCAGGAACTCGCGAACCGGCTGTCGGATCGCTTCGACACCCGCGTGAAAGTGGACCTCGGACGCCGCAAAGGCCGGATCGTCCTCGAGTTCGGCTCGGTCGATGACCTCGAACGCATCGTCGCCCTCATCGACGCGAACTCGGAGGGAAAATCGGCGGATCAGGCCGACGAAACCGGCTAG
- the trxA gene encoding thioredoxin, which yields MANNTVKVTDKSFVDDVLTSEKPVLVDFWATWCGPCKMVAPVLEEIAGENSDKLTVAKLDIDENPNTARDYQVMSIPTLILFQGGKPVKQIVGAKAKAALLSDLSDVL from the coding sequence ATGGCCAACAACACCGTCAAGGTGACCGACAAGTCGTTCGTGGACGACGTGCTGACCAGCGAGAAGCCGGTGCTGGTCGACTTCTGGGCGACCTGGTGCGGGCCGTGCAAGATGGTCGCGCCGGTGCTCGAGGAGATCGCCGGGGAGAACAGCGACAAGCTGACCGTCGCGAAGCTCGACATCGACGAGAACCCGAACACAGCGCGTGACTACCAGGTGATGTCGATCCCGACGCTGATCCTGTTCCAGGGTGGCAAGCCGGTGAAGCAGATCGTGGGCGCGAAGGCGAAGGCGGCGCTGCTGTCGGATCTGTCCGACGTGCTCTGA
- a CDS encoding ParA family protein gives MNPPPSDPAQTGHELGWTPIAEEAVRAASVLHPKEGALPRPTRRRVLTVANQKGGVGKTTSTVNLAAALAVHGLKTLVIDLDPQGNASTALDVDHRSGTPSIYEVLIGEVSLAEAAAVSEQSPNLFCVPATIDLAGAEIELVSMANRETRLKEALSDESLAQIGVDYVFIDCPPSLGLLTVNAMVAAQEVLIPIQCEYYALEGLGQLLSNIELVQQHLNRELSVSTILLTMYDGRTKLADQVTNEVRNHFGETVLKTVIPRSVKVSEAPGYGQTVLAYDPGSRGAMSYLDAAKEIAERGANQDRSNSA, from the coding sequence GTGAATCCCCCACCGTCCGACCCCGCGCAGACCGGCCACGAGTTGGGCTGGACGCCGATCGCCGAGGAAGCCGTCCGAGCCGCGAGCGTGCTGCACCCGAAGGAAGGCGCTCTCCCCCGGCCGACACGTCGCCGGGTGCTCACAGTCGCCAATCAGAAAGGCGGGGTCGGCAAGACGACGAGCACCGTCAATCTCGCCGCCGCGCTGGCGGTGCACGGGCTGAAGACGCTCGTGATCGACCTCGACCCTCAGGGCAATGCCAGCACCGCACTTGACGTCGACCACCGCTCCGGGACGCCGTCGATTTACGAAGTGCTGATCGGTGAGGTGTCCCTCGCCGAGGCCGCCGCCGTCAGCGAGCAGTCCCCGAACCTCTTCTGCGTGCCCGCGACGATCGACCTCGCCGGTGCGGAGATCGAGCTCGTCTCCATGGCGAACCGGGAAACCCGGCTGAAGGAGGCACTGTCGGACGAGTCGCTCGCGCAGATCGGCGTCGACTACGTCTTCATCGACTGCCCTCCGTCGCTCGGACTTCTCACGGTCAACGCGATGGTGGCGGCCCAGGAAGTCCTGATTCCCATCCAGTGCGAGTACTACGCACTGGAAGGTCTGGGGCAGCTGCTGAGCAACATCGAACTCGTGCAGCAGCACCTCAACCGGGAACTGAGCGTCTCCACGATTCTGCTCACCATGTACGACGGTCGCACGAAGCTGGCCGACCAGGTGACCAACGAGGTGCGCAACCACTTCGGCGAGACGGTGCTGAAGACCGTCATCCCACGCAGCGTGAAGGTGTCCGAGGCACCCGGCTACGGCCAGACCGTGCTCGCTTACGACCCGGGTTCACGTGGGGCCATGAGCTATCTCGACGCGGCGAAGGAAATCGCCGAGCGCGGCGCGAATCAGGATAGGAGCAACAGCGCATGA
- a CDS encoding N-acetylmuramoyl-L-alanine amidase: MRVLRRGDTGSDVAEIRSILAGMDLLPPVAGTEQYAAFDVAVEQAVRAFQQRRGLITDGVVGPATFHSMKGASYHLGSRPLQYLLSAPVSGDDVFALQERLTELGFDAGRPDGYFGPQTERALRTFQRDMRLNPDGICGPATIRELHRLSSPRARGGRPVFLREQEQVRRAGPRLRGKRIVIDPGHGGEDLGVTAAGLREADIAWDLARRLEGRMQATGMEALISRGPNHSPTDFERARFANDAGADLFLSLHNDGNASPGAQGVASFHFGTGNGTTSTVGELLAGFIQREVVARTGLRDCRTHYKTWEIFTRTRCPAVRVEIGYLTNPDDARRLAEPAFRDVVAEGILIAVKRLYLLGEGDQPTGTFTFADVLAHELARAE, encoded by the coding sequence ATGCGGGTACTCCGCCGCGGTGACACCGGTTCGGATGTCGCCGAGATCAGGTCGATTCTCGCCGGGATGGACCTGCTCCCGCCGGTGGCGGGGACCGAGCAGTACGCAGCTTTCGACGTCGCCGTGGAGCAGGCCGTCCGGGCCTTCCAGCAGCGGCGTGGCCTCATCACCGACGGGGTCGTGGGCCCGGCGACCTTCCACTCGATGAAGGGCGCCAGCTACCACTTGGGCAGCCGCCCGTTGCAGTACCTGTTGTCGGCTCCGGTCAGCGGGGACGACGTCTTCGCGCTGCAGGAGCGGCTCACCGAGCTCGGTTTCGACGCCGGCCGTCCGGACGGATACTTCGGCCCGCAGACCGAGCGTGCCCTGCGTACCTTCCAGCGCGACATGCGCCTGAATCCCGACGGTATCTGCGGTCCGGCGACCATCCGGGAGCTGCACCGCCTGTCGTCCCCGCGGGCGCGCGGCGGCCGTCCGGTGTTCCTGCGGGAACAGGAGCAGGTCCGCCGGGCCGGTCCGCGGCTGCGGGGCAAGCGCATCGTCATCGACCCCGGCCACGGCGGCGAGGATCTGGGCGTGACCGCCGCCGGCCTGCGCGAGGCCGACATCGCCTGGGATCTCGCGCGTCGGCTGGAGGGCCGGATGCAGGCGACAGGCATGGAAGCCCTGATCTCGCGCGGCCCGAACCACAGTCCCACGGATTTCGAACGTGCCCGCTTCGCCAACGACGCCGGCGCCGACCTGTTCCTGTCGCTGCACAACGACGGCAACGCGTCCCCCGGCGCCCAGGGCGTGGCCAGCTTCCACTTCGGCACCGGCAACGGCACCACGTCGACGGTCGGCGAACTGCTGGCCGGGTTCATCCAACGTGAGGTCGTGGCCCGCACCGGCCTGCGTGACTGCCGCACGCACTACAAGACGTGGGAGATCTTCACCCGCACCCGCTGCCCGGCCGTCCGCGTCGAAATCGGCTACCTGACCAACCCCGACGACGCGCGCAGACTGGCCGAACCCGCCTTCCGCGACGTGGTCGCCGAGGGAATCCTGATCGCCGTGAAACGCCTGTACCTCCTGGGCGAAGGCGACCAACCCACCGGCACCTTCACCTTCGCCGACGTACTGGCCCACGAACTGGCCCGCGCCGAGTAA
- a CDS encoding aminotransferase-like domain-containing protein → MTENRPAKPQTGRHNLDPHLERYAARTAGMTASEIRALFAVASRPEVVSLAGGMPNLAALPLDTLSAQVGEIIAEEGLVALQYGSAHGVPALRDQICEIMALEGVKAHPDDVVVTVGSQMGLDMVTRLFCDPGDVVIAEGPSYVGALGSFAAYQANVVHVAMDDDGLVPEGLREALRQAEKAGQRVKFLYTIPNFHNPAGVTLAVERRAEIVEICREHGVLIVEDNPYGLLGFDGQTYPALRSLDPDNVVYLGSFSKTFASGLRVGWVLAPHAVREKLVLAAESATLCPPTFNQMIVSRYLATHDWKGQIKKFRENYRERRDAMLSALRQYLPPGCSWTHPDGGFYVWVTVPEGVDTKAMLPRAVTARVAYASGTGFYADGLGSRQMRLSYCYPTPERIREGVRRLAAVLESEMDLGRTFGSVSARTIPGPETPSPDTV, encoded by the coding sequence ATGACCGAGAACCGCCCCGCCAAGCCGCAGACCGGCCGTCACAATCTCGACCCGCACCTCGAGCGGTACGCAGCCCGCACCGCCGGGATGACCGCATCCGAGATCCGCGCGCTCTTCGCAGTGGCAAGCCGGCCGGAGGTCGTCTCACTCGCCGGCGGCATGCCGAACCTGGCCGCGCTGCCGCTCGACACGCTGTCCGCGCAGGTCGGCGAGATCATCGCCGAGGAAGGACTCGTCGCACTGCAGTACGGGTCCGCACACGGCGTGCCTGCGCTGCGTGACCAGATCTGCGAAATCATGGCTCTCGAGGGCGTGAAGGCGCACCCGGACGACGTCGTGGTCACCGTCGGCTCACAGATGGGCCTGGACATGGTGACGCGGCTGTTCTGCGATCCGGGTGATGTGGTGATCGCCGAAGGCCCGTCGTACGTCGGCGCCCTCGGATCGTTCGCCGCCTACCAGGCGAACGTGGTGCACGTCGCGATGGACGACGACGGGCTGGTGCCGGAAGGACTTCGGGAGGCGCTGCGGCAGGCGGAGAAGGCCGGCCAGCGCGTCAAGTTCCTTTACACCATCCCGAATTTCCACAATCCGGCCGGCGTCACGCTGGCCGTCGAGCGGCGCGCCGAGATCGTGGAGATCTGCCGCGAGCACGGGGTGCTGATCGTCGAGGACAACCCGTACGGCCTGCTCGGCTTCGACGGCCAGACCTACCCCGCGCTGCGGTCGCTCGACCCGGACAACGTCGTGTACCTCGGTTCGTTCTCGAAGACGTTCGCCTCCGGGCTCCGGGTCGGCTGGGTGCTCGCGCCGCACGCGGTGCGGGAGAAGCTCGTGCTGGCCGCCGAATCGGCGACGCTGTGCCCGCCCACGTTCAACCAGATGATCGTGTCCCGCTACCTCGCGACGCACGATTGGAAGGGTCAGATCAAGAAGTTCCGGGAGAACTACCGCGAACGCCGCGACGCGATGCTGTCCGCGTTGCGGCAGTACCTGCCCCCCGGCTGCTCTTGGACGCACCCCGACGGTGGCTTCTACGTGTGGGTGACGGTGCCGGAAGGTGTTGACACCAAAGCAATGCTGCCGCGTGCGGTGACCGCGCGCGTGGCATACGCGTCAGGCACCGGCTTCTACGCCGACGGCCTCGGCTCGCGCCAGATGCGGCTGTCCTACTGCTATCCCACGCCGGAACGCATCCGCGAGGGCGTGCGCCGGCTCGCGGCGGTGCTGGAGTCCGAAATGGACCTCGGCCGCACCTTCGGTAGCGTGAGTGCACGCACCATCCCGGGGCCTGAGACCCCGTCTCCGGACACGGTCTGA
- the trxB gene encoding thioredoxin-disulfide reductase: MAGEEIRNLIIVGSGPAGYTAAVYAARAQLEPLVFEGTQFGGALMTTTEVENFPGFRDGIQGPDLMEEMRKQAERFGAELRSEDVESLELAGDVKYVVVNGKRYAARAVILAMGAAARYLNVPGEQELLGHGVSSCATCDGFFFRDHDIAVAGGGDSAMEEATFLTKFAKSVTIVHRRDEFRASRIMLERARANDKIKWQLNSRVTGVAGDGTVNGLQVEDARTGEAKTLDVTGFFLAIGHDPRSELVRGQVDVDDEGYVRTQGRSSYTNLPGVFAAGDLVDRTYRQAITAAGSGCSAAIDAERWLAEHADVAAHEAPELVGGGYGAGEH; encoded by the coding sequence GTGGCGGGCGAGGAAATCAGGAACCTGATCATCGTGGGTTCAGGTCCTGCCGGATACACCGCCGCGGTCTACGCGGCGCGCGCGCAACTCGAGCCGCTGGTGTTCGAGGGCACCCAGTTCGGCGGTGCGTTGATGACCACCACCGAGGTGGAGAACTTCCCCGGCTTCCGCGACGGCATCCAGGGCCCGGACCTGATGGAGGAGATGCGCAAGCAGGCCGAGCGTTTCGGTGCCGAGCTGCGTTCGGAGGACGTCGAGTCGCTGGAGCTGGCGGGTGACGTCAAGTACGTCGTGGTGAACGGCAAGCGTTACGCGGCCCGCGCGGTCATCCTGGCGATGGGCGCGGCTGCCCGGTACCTGAACGTGCCGGGTGAGCAGGAGCTGCTCGGGCACGGTGTGTCGTCCTGCGCGACCTGTGACGGGTTCTTCTTCCGCGACCACGACATCGCGGTCGCCGGCGGGGGCGACTCGGCGATGGAGGAGGCGACCTTCCTGACGAAGTTCGCCAAGTCCGTCACGATCGTGCACCGGCGGGACGAGTTCCGCGCCTCGCGGATCATGCTCGAGCGCGCTCGAGCGAACGACAAGATCAAATGGCAGCTGAACTCGCGCGTGACCGGCGTCGCGGGGGACGGCACGGTCAACGGCCTGCAGGTCGAGGACGCCAGGACCGGTGAGGCGAAGACGCTGGACGTCACCGGCTTCTTCCTGGCGATCGGGCACGATCCGCGCAGCGAGCTGGTGCGCGGCCAGGTGGACGTGGACGACGAGGGCTACGTGCGCACGCAGGGCCGCAGCTCGTACACGAACCTGCCCGGCGTGTTCGCCGCGGGCGACCTGGTGGACCGCACCTACCGGCAGGCCATCACGGCCGCCGGGTCCGGCTGCAGCGCCGCCATCGACGCCGAGCGGTGGCTGGCCGAACATGCCGATGTGGCCGCGCACGAGGCCCCGGAGCTGGTGGGCGGTGGCTACGGCGCCGGCGAGCACTGA
- the rsmG gene encoding 16S rRNA (guanine(527)-N(7))-methyltransferase RsmG produces the protein MSLDGATGTVRTAAVQVFGERVDQAARYVELLATHGVERGLIGPREVDRLWDRHVLNSAVIGEQIAEGARVVDVGSGAGLPGVPLAIARPDLAIVLLEPMARRVDWLAEVAEKLELPITIVRGRAEERSVREQLDGADVVTARAVAPLARLAGWCLPLVRPEGRLVALKGVSASEEIERDRAAVRKAGGADPELSECGKAVLEVPSTVVLIRRLPPKPARSRGRRR, from the coding sequence GTGAGCTTGGACGGCGCCACCGGAACGGTTCGGACCGCGGCGGTGCAGGTGTTCGGTGAGCGTGTCGACCAGGCTGCGCGATACGTCGAGTTGCTGGCGACCCATGGCGTGGAACGAGGCTTGATCGGACCGCGCGAGGTGGACCGACTGTGGGACCGGCACGTGCTGAACTCGGCCGTCATCGGTGAGCAGATCGCCGAGGGCGCCCGCGTCGTCGATGTGGGATCGGGTGCCGGGCTTCCGGGTGTACCGCTCGCGATTGCTCGACCGGACCTCGCTATCGTTCTCCTGGAACCCATGGCTCGCCGGGTCGACTGGCTGGCCGAGGTCGCCGAGAAGCTGGAACTCCCGATCACCATCGTCCGTGGACGCGCGGAGGAACGATCCGTGCGCGAGCAGCTGGACGGCGCCGATGTCGTCACCGCTCGCGCGGTCGCTCCCCTTGCTCGGCTCGCGGGCTGGTGCCTCCCCCTGGTTCGTCCCGAAGGTCGACTGGTCGCCCTGAAAGGGGTGAGCGCGTCCGAGGAGATCGAGCGGGACCGCGCAGCGGTACGCAAGGCCGGCGGTGCCGACCCGGAACTCTCCGAGTGCGGGAAGGCAGTGCTCGAGGTTCCCAGCACGGTGGTGCTCATCCGTCGTCTGCCGCCGAAGCCGGCTCGGTCACGCGGCAGGCGGCGGTAG
- a CDS encoding GNAT family N-acetyltransferase, producing the protein MSRRVVGVTLDNLEHLPKNCRQCVYWELAPHLKEQAEDFGSTEVEKEAWVSSVLLEWGSCGRIVYSDTLPVGFVLYAPPNAVPRALAFPTSPPSADAVLLTAFHVLPEFRGGGLGRMLVQAVAKDLTKRGVRAIEAFGDAQPAEADPLDGHACVLPAAFLQSVGFKTVRPHRKYPRLRLELRSAISWKEDVEAALERLLGQVTITTAEPSLGRA; encoded by the coding sequence GTGTCACGTCGCGTGGTGGGCGTCACACTGGACAACCTCGAGCATCTGCCGAAGAACTGCCGGCAGTGCGTGTACTGGGAGCTCGCGCCGCACCTGAAGGAGCAGGCCGAGGATTTCGGCTCGACCGAGGTCGAGAAGGAAGCCTGGGTGTCCAGCGTGCTGCTGGAGTGGGGTTCCTGCGGCCGCATCGTCTACAGCGACACGCTCCCGGTCGGTTTCGTGCTGTACGCGCCGCCGAACGCGGTGCCCCGCGCCCTGGCTTTTCCGACCTCTCCACCCAGCGCCGACGCCGTCCTGCTCACCGCCTTCCACGTCCTGCCCGAATTCCGCGGCGGCGGCCTGGGCCGCATGCTCGTGCAAGCCGTGGCGAAGGACCTGACCAAACGAGGCGTCCGCGCCATAGAAGCCTTCGGCGACGCCCAACCCGCCGAAGCGGACCCCCTGGACGGACACGCCTGCGTACTGCCGGCCGCGTTCCTGCAGAGCGTCGGCTTCAAGACCGTGCGCCCCCACCGCAAGTACCCCCGCCTGCGGCTGGAGCTGCGCTCGGCGATCAGCTGGAAGGAAGACGTCGAGGCCGCCCTGGAACGCCTACTCGGCCAGGTCACGATCACGACCGCAGAACCCAGCCTGGGCCGAGCCTGA
- a CDS encoding IS256 family transposase — MAAPHSVDPAQLVEELASAGVSPDLLQTMIATMANALMSSQADQQCGAGYGERSSERTNQRNGYRAREWDTRAGTIELAVPKLRQGSYFPDWLLTHRRRAEQALVTVVATAYLLGVSTRRVEKLAEQLGVKSLSRSQVSEMATHLDGQVAAFRERPLDQGPYTFVWVDALTVKVREDGRVVNVHALLATGVNADGHREILGLDVASSEDGAGWLAFLRGLVARGLSGVQLVISDAHPGLVAAIASALPGAAWQRCRTHYLRNLLSRVPKSAQPHVATQVRTIFDQPDADAVTAQYGRVVDTLTARWPDAAEHLDNARDELLAFTAYPREVWRQIWSNNPQERLNKEIRRRTDVVGIFPGRDSLIRLVGAVLAEQSDEWTENRRYMGLDLLARSRIRIVTTEAAPTGSEALMTTEAITA, encoded by the coding sequence ATGGCCGCACCACACAGTGTGGACCCTGCCCAGCTTGTCGAGGAGCTCGCCTCGGCGGGTGTGTCGCCGGATCTGTTGCAGACGATGATCGCGACGATGGCGAACGCGTTGATGTCGTCGCAGGCCGATCAGCAGTGCGGGGCCGGCTATGGCGAGCGCAGCAGCGAGCGGACGAACCAGCGCAACGGCTACCGGGCCCGGGAGTGGGACACCCGAGCGGGCACGATCGAGTTGGCGGTGCCGAAGCTGCGCCAGGGCTCCTATTTCCCGGACTGGCTGCTGACCCACCGCCGCCGCGCCGAGCAGGCCCTGGTCACCGTCGTGGCCACGGCCTACCTACTCGGTGTCTCCACCCGGCGGGTGGAGAAGCTGGCCGAACAACTCGGGGTGAAGTCGCTGTCGCGTTCGCAGGTCAGCGAGATGGCCACGCACCTCGACGGGCAGGTCGCCGCGTTCCGCGAGCGCCCGCTCGACCAGGGCCCGTACACGTTCGTGTGGGTCGACGCGCTCACGGTGAAGGTCCGCGAAGACGGCCGGGTGGTCAACGTGCACGCGCTGCTCGCGACCGGGGTGAACGCCGACGGGCACCGCGAGATCCTCGGCCTGGATGTGGCCTCCAGCGAGGACGGAGCGGGCTGGTTGGCGTTCCTGCGCGGTCTGGTCGCCCGCGGCCTGTCCGGGGTCCAGCTCGTCATCTCCGACGCCCATCCCGGCTTGGTGGCGGCGATCGCCTCGGCGTTGCCGGGTGCGGCGTGGCAGCGGTGTCGCACCCACTACCTGCGTAACCTGCTCTCCCGTGTTCCGAAGTCGGCGCAGCCGCATGTCGCTACGCAGGTGCGCACGATCTTCGACCAGCCCGACGCCGACGCCGTCACAGCCCAGTACGGACGCGTGGTCGACACTCTCACCGCGCGCTGGCCCGACGCAGCCGAGCACCTCGACAACGCCCGCGATGAGCTGCTGGCGTTCACCGCATATCCGCGCGAGGTCTGGCGCCAGATCTGGTCGAACAACCCTCAAGAGCGACTGAACAAGGAGATCCGCCGTCGCACCGACGTGGTCGGGATCTTCCCCGGCCGCGACTCCCTGATCCGCCTCGTCGGCGCCGTCCTGGCCGAACAGAGTGATGAGTGGACCGAGAACCGCCGCTACATGGGCCTCGATCTACTGGCCCGCTCACGCATCCGCATCGTCACCACCGAAGCCGCACCGACCGGCAGCGAGGCACTCATGACAACCGAGGCAATAACCGCCTAG